In a single window of the Elaeis guineensis isolate ETL-2024a chromosome 4, EG11, whole genome shotgun sequence genome:
- the LOC105043210 gene encoding uncharacterized protein, which translates to MRKRDLGILLLAAFAIFFSLQHEGEFSFKEAWFHLSDEYPIKYEAERLPPPIVADLNGDGKKEVLVATHDAKIQVLEPQSRHVDEGFTEARVLAEVSLLPDKIRISSGRHPVAMAAGVVDRSYKHGEIKKQVLVVVTSGWSVMCFDHNLKKLWENNLQEDFPHGAHHREIAISISNYTLKHGDDGLIIVGGRMEMQHHVCCLLIFIIF; encoded by the exons ATGAGGAAGCGTGATCTTGGGATTCTCCTCCTCGCGGCCTTTGCCATCTTCTTCTCCCTCCAG CATGAAGGTGAGTTTTCCTTCAAGGAGGCGTGGTTTCATCTCTCGGATGAATACCCGATCAAATACGAAGCTGAGCGTCTCCCTCCCCCGATCGTGGCTGATCTGAACGGTGATGGAAAGAAAGAAGTTCTCGTCGCGACACATGATGCAAAAATTCAG GTTTTGGAGCCCCAAAGCAGACATGTGGATGAAGGATTTACTGAAGCACGAGTGCTAGCTGAGGTTTCCTTGCTGCCAGACAAGATCCGCATATCATCTGGGAGACATCCTGTTGCTATGGCTGCAGGTGTTGTTGACCGCTCATATAAGCATGGGGAAATAAAGAAGCAGGTTTTGGTTGTTGTCACATCAGGGTGGTCAGTAATGTGTTTCGATCACAACCTCAAAAAGCTGTGGGAAAATAATTTACAG GAGGATTTTCCTCATGGTGCTCACCATAGGGAGATAGCAATTTCAATAAGCAATTATACACTGAAGCATGGAGATGATGGGTTAATTATTGTAGGAGGGAGGATGGAAATGCAACACCATGTATGTTGCTTACTCATCTTCATCATCTTTTAA